The sequence TGCCGATCACGTAGTGGGCCTGTCGTGCGTCGATCCAGTTATCGTTGCCAGGATGCTCCCAGCTTGGTGCACGGCTCATGTCGGAGACATAGATGGCAGCAATGTCCTTTGGTTCTTCCGGAAGCTTGGTGAATGCCACCGCGTCCCGCGATGATGTGAACCATACGGGCTCGTCACGGCTTTCGAGAATGATCTGCCCCTTGGGTCCCGGATGCTCCAGAACGTTCATGCCGCAGTAGTGATCGACGGCTTCCGGCATCAGCAGCATGGCTGGAGGTGCCGCAGTTTCGGACTTTTCGCAGGCGGCAAGCAGCAGCACCACCGTCATCATCGCGGCAAGATTTGACCGTTTCATAGTTCTCTCCTAGAGAAACGCAGCGCAGCGAGCGCCAATGGCACCAGCG is a genomic window of Rhizobium etli 8C-3 containing:
- a CDS encoding nitrous oxide reductase accessory protein NosL; protein product: MKRSNLAAMMTVVLLLAACEKSETAAPPAMLLMPEAVDHYCGMNVLEHPGPKGQIILESRDEPVWFTSSRDAVAFTKLPEEPKDIAAIYVSDMSRAPSWEHPGNDNWIDARQAHYVIGSSLRGGMGAPETVPFSSREAAAAFAAENGGKVVLFEEISESYVFGADTSTGTGLGGTNNEEGSAISG